Proteins from a genomic interval of Anaerolineae bacterium:
- a CDS encoding serine/threonine-protein kinase, whose amino-acid sequence METRRDVSAKTAEQSAGTHLQPGQVLRGRYQILRVLGTGGMSTVYEARDLNFPNVVRRCAVKEIAIAPTKPLVLAQQRELFEREANLLASLSHPAIPKIYDFFNEEEYSYLVLELIHGEDLETILRRHGGPLPQSIVVRWAIEICEVLHFLHTRQPEPIVFRDMKPSNVMLNEYGHIVLIDFGIAKIFRGEERGTMIGTEGYSPPEQYRGIATPQSDIYSLGATLHHLLSGCDPTKEAPFTFHQRPLRQYNPTVSPELEAIVMRALAYEASERFATAEEMRRALLPLAGRPGQPDPALFSTVHISSEPAVQPLWSFRCEDEVRSSPRVADGVLYIGCYDHNLYALRADNGQLLWKFPTEGGIAATPTPWEDLVIIGSEDGALYAVLAASGRQVWRFPTQGRVRSSARIAYNHAFFGSDDAHIYAVQARSGKLLWKAVTSGPVRSSPAIADEMLVVGSEDGYVYALQLQRGALLWRYFCGGGVVSSPLLWEDMVIVGSTDRYLYALDVHSGWPVWRFRADKPIISSPAGMGDTIYVGAADGNLYALESGSGRLRWKYSTGGQVNSSPAVAGDAVYVGSSDGGVYCLDARTGKLRWKFETQGPVVSSPLVHEGMVFIGSLDHHVYALPAAG is encoded by the coding sequence TTGGAGACACGTCGCGACGTTTCCGCCAAGACGGCCGAGCAGTCCGCCGGCACGCATCTCCAGCCCGGCCAGGTCCTGCGCGGGCGCTACCAAATCCTGCGGGTGCTGGGCACCGGCGGCATGAGCACGGTCTACGAGGCGCGCGACCTGAATTTCCCCAATGTGGTGCGCCGCTGTGCCGTCAAGGAGATCGCCATCGCCCCGACCAAGCCCCTGGTGCTGGCCCAACAGCGGGAGCTGTTCGAGCGCGAGGCCAACTTGCTGGCCAGCCTGAGCCACCCGGCCATCCCCAAGATTTACGACTTCTTCAACGAAGAGGAATACAGCTACCTGGTGCTGGAGCTGATCCATGGGGAGGACCTGGAGACCATCCTGCGCCGGCACGGCGGCCCCCTCCCCCAGTCCATCGTCGTGCGCTGGGCCATCGAAATCTGCGAGGTCCTGCACTTCCTCCACACCCGCCAGCCCGAGCCCATCGTCTTCCGCGACATGAAGCCCTCCAATGTCATGCTCAACGAGTACGGGCATATCGTGCTCATTGACTTCGGCATCGCCAAGATATTCCGCGGGGAAGAGCGCGGCACCATGATCGGCACCGAGGGCTATTCCCCGCCCGAACAGTACCGCGGCATTGCCACGCCCCAGAGCGACATTTATTCCCTGGGAGCGACCTTGCATCATCTCTTGAGCGGGTGCGACCCGACCAAGGAGGCGCCGTTTACCTTCCATCAGCGGCCCCTGCGGCAGTACAACCCCACCGTGTCGCCGGAGCTGGAGGCCATCGTCATGCGCGCCCTGGCGTATGAGGCGAGCGAGCGCTTCGCCACGGCCGAGGAGATGCGGCGCGCCTTACTGCCGCTCGCCGGCCGCCCCGGCCAGCCCGACCCGGCGCTCTTCTCCACGGTGCATATCTCCAGCGAGCCGGCGGTCCAGCCCCTCTGGTCCTTCCGCTGTGAGGATGAGGTGCGCTCATCCCCGCGCGTGGCCGATGGGGTGCTCTATATCGGGTGCTATGATCACAACCTTTACGCCCTGCGCGCCGACAACGGCCAGTTGCTGTGGAAGTTCCCGACCGAAGGGGGCATCGCCGCCACGCCAACCCCCTGGGAGGATCTGGTCATCATCGGCTCGGAGGACGGCGCGCTGTACGCGGTGCTGGCCGCCAGCGGCCGGCAGGTCTGGCGCTTCCCCACGCAGGGGCGGGTGCGCTCTTCCGCCCGCATCGCCTATAACCATGCCTTCTTCGGCTCAGATGATGCGCATATCTACGCCGTGCAGGCTCGCAGTGGCAAACTGCTCTGGAAAGCGGTTACCAGCGGCCCGGTGCGCTCCTCGCCGGCCATCGCCGATGAAATGCTGGTCGTGGGGAGCGAGGACGGATACGTGTATGCCCTCCAGCTCCAACGGGGGGCCCTCCTCTGGCGCTATTTCTGCGGCGGCGGTGTCGTTTCCTCGCCCCTGCTCTGGGAGGACATGGTCATCGTTGGTTCCACCGACCGCTACCTGTATGCCCTAGATGTTCATTCGGGCTGGCCGGTGTGGCGCTTCCGCGCCGATAAGCCCATCATCTCCTCGCCGGCCGGCATGGGCGATACCATCTACGTCGGCGCCGCGGATGGCAACCTGTATGCCCTCGAGTCGGGGAGCGGACGCCTGCGCTGGAAATACAGCACGGGGGGACAGGTCAACTCCTCCCCGGCGG